The window ATACAAGTATTCCTTTGGAGCAGATATTTTTGAATTTAGTGAAATTCTATTGTTGGCAGCCAAAATTGACGGAGTTACGTATGGTAATGGTGATTTGCTACGAGATGAGTAGCTTTAGTTTCGTGGGACCAGTAAGTACTAAAAAGTAGCCCACCAACCGGCCACTATAGCCAAACTAAAGCTGAGCAGAGTGCCAATCATAATATATTCAGTTTGTTTTCTCTGCTCGGCTTTTTGAAGGTCGCTGAATCGGAATACCGATTTAGCTGCCAGCAAAAACCCGATGCCGCTCCAGTTGTTGGTAAGGATAAAGCCCAAAATCAACAAGCGCTCCAGGATGCCGATATACTCACCGGCATTTTCCAGTCCATTGTCATCTTGCGCAGGTTTTATTTCTTTTGATCGGGGCTGTGGTCCCCAGTCATCAGGCAAAAGTTGAGTAATAAGTATAGAAGCAGGCTTTGTTACAAATACGAAAGCCACGATCACCTTCCATTCTACCGAACTCAGGGATATCTCCGGAAAGTTAAAATTACTAATGATGAGAGTGGTAAGGGCAATAACCAATAAGTGGATCAACTGATCAAGGAAAAAAGATAACCGCTTCTTTTTAGCAAACGCTTTGATGGGGTCAATCAGAATGTGTGTTCCGCCAATCAGAATAGCCAGGTACCAGAAAACCGAAAATCCGGCCAGCCATAAAGCGCCAAAAGCAAGGGTTATATGAACAAAGCCGTGAAGGTAGAGTGGACCTGCCTTCCATTTCTTTTGCCGTCGCTCCTCTATCCAGCGGGTGGGTTGAAGAAGGAAATCTCCGAGCAGATGAGCGAGAACCAGCATCAAAAATAAATCATCCATTATCACATGTATTTGGTTTTGGTTTCAAACCGATTCAACAATAGTTCAAACTCATCAATATGAGCTCTTTTTTTTCGTTTTGATACCGCCGGTTGGGAAATATTCAACTCTTTGGCAATCTCAGATTGAGTTAAATCCTCCATCCAGATGTACCATGCAATTTCAGCATCCGCCTGCGACCAGTTTTTGATGAACATATCCGCAAAAGTAAGGCTAACGTACATTTCGCTGTCAAAGTCAGAACTGTCGGACGATAAAGCAAGGCGGTCGTCTGTATTTTTCATTTCATCGAGGGCATGGCCGGAACGGGTAAAAGCATCTCCGAACGATTCATTCACGCTGTTTTCCAGATAAGCATATTCTCCGATACCAATAGCAATGCGGGTATCCATTTTGAGACCGGTTTTGGTTGATTTAATAAGTCCGGCTCTTATAATAAAGGCAACTCTTAGTGCCTGCCGGGGATCATGGAGTCCAAGCTGGAATCCGTCTCCACGATGCATTTCCGCACCATTTCCTGTTAATTCAAAACGATCTTCTATACGCGCAAAAATCTCTTTCAGATCAGGAAGCCAGGTTTCTGAGCTTTCAGCTGAAGTCGAATAAACAATATCTCCCGTTAGCACTGCAATCATATCATTCCAATAATTATTTCAATAAACATTACTTAATTAAGTTATAAATAGCAAATATAACCTAATTAAGTTAAAATAGACTTGCTAACTAACAGGTAAGTCCACTGTTGCAATCAGTTCAGGCAGATGATATTATCAAAGAGACAGATTTCAACTCAACAAACCATTTTTTGAACTACGAGTTAACCAAAGAGTATAACCTGATTTTTCTGGGTGTAGAAGCCAGCTTTACATTAATCGACTTTCTGCTATTCTTTTCAAGCTTTTTATTAGGCTTTGTGTTCGCTCTGTTCTTTCTGATTTTTGCGGTGGCCGTACTCCAGAAAATTTTCTCTCGGTATGAGTTTGAGTTTAACACCGATGAGTACACCATCACCAAGTATTATAAATTTTTCAGTTATTTCCGGTTTAGGTTGCGAACCATAAGTTTTGGGGAAGTGGAAGAATTTTTACTCTCCAATCATGAAACTGGGAAAGCCCTGTTCAGCAAAGGCATGGAGAATAAGGAGTGGTTCACTTTCGATATTATGACGGAAAATGGATATATCAGGTTGGTTAAGTCCGACAAGGAAGAGTTAGATGAAGTGTATGAGATTTTCCAAGAGCTGGAAGAAAAGCTCGATATCTATTTCAAATTCAAAGTGGAATTTATAGAACCGCTGAAATGATTAGTGATTTAGTATATATGTTAGCATAGCGACAAGTCAAAACTTATGATTTCACACACCCAGGTTATTATTTTACGGGTTATCGATTACCAGGAGTCGAGCAAGATTCTTACGGTACTTTCTGCAGAGCACGGCAAGATTGCCCTGATAGCTAAAGGAGCAAAGAAGCCAAAAAGTAAACTGGCCGGCATTCTCGAAATTGGCGCTGTTCTGGATGTGGTTTACTATTACAAACCGAACCGGGGAGTACAAACTCTTACCGAAGCTTCTGTACAGTATTCAACCGATCGGTTTCGAAAAGACTTTGAGAAAGCGGCCATTTTATACTCCACCCTGGAAATTGTATCACAATTAGTTCACGATAATGAGGTTAACAAACCGGTATTTGAGTTCAGTAGAAATTTTATTGAATGGCTGGGCGATTCCAAGGAAACTTATCCTTCCGTATTTGCGTACGTTCAGCTCCGTTTGGCAGAAATTTCAGGAATTGGTTTAATCAGTGGATTGACCGAGATTCCCGATCAGGCTTACTTGAATGTGTCGAGCGGAAAAATTTCGGAACAGTCGGAAGATGAATTGTCTTATAAACTAACAGCTGCCCAAACGCGGTTTTTAATTTTAGGAATGTCCACAAAAAGTAAGAATATTTTTAAAGTAGGTTTAGAGAATGGAGAGCTCAGGCAACTTGTTCACCATTTAGATGTTTATTTTAAATACCACATTGAAGGATATCAGGAACGAAGGTCGGATTCCATTTTTGAACAGATGCTATAGGTGACACTATGAAACGTAAAGATTTAATACTCACTGCCATTTTGCTGATAATGATCGGGATTACGGCCGGCACGCTTATCGCGTTATACACCATCAACGAAGAATTAGCTCCTCTGGCAGAAGTTCGGACTACAGAAATCACTCAAGGCAACGAACCTTTTATCACTGATGAAGAGCTGGAGGGTGCCGATGCCAGGTTCCTCTTCAAAAAGATAGCTGAAGAAGTCACGCCAACGGTCGTTTATATAGAAGCTATTGTTCCCATTGACGAAGCCGTACCCCAAGACGAAAACCATGAATTTGATGGGGAAGAAAATGATGGGGAAAGCATTTGGGATCGGTTGATGCCCCGCCGGGCCCGAACTGTTGGCTCGGGTGTATTGATTACCACCGATGGGTATATTCTCACCAACTATCACGTAATTGAAGGGGCGGTAGAGAAAGGGCTAAGGGTAGTATTAAATGATAAGCGAGAATACCCAGCAAAAGTAGTAGGCATTGATTCGAGTACGGATTTAGCGGTTATTAAAATTAATGGTGAGAATTTACCCAAAGTAACTATCGGAGACTCAGAAACGCTGGATGTGGGGGAATGGGTGTTGGCGATTGGAAATCCATTCAGGTTAAGATCTACGGTAACGGCCGGTATTGTAAGTGCCCTAAGCCGGGATGTGCAGATTATTGATGACCGAATGAGAATCGAAAGTTTTATTCAAACGGATGCTGCCATTAACAAAGGAAACAGTGGCGGGGCGTTGGTCAATACCAGCGGACAGCTGATTGGCATCAATACGGCGATAGCTTCTCAAACCGGCGCCTATCAGGGATATGGATTTGCGGTACCCAGCAACCTGGCGATTAAAGTAGCCAAAGACCTGATTGAATATGGGGAGGTTCGTCGCGCGCTGTTGGGAGTATCTATCGCTGGTGTGGATTATGATCGTGCCATCGAAAAGGGAATGGAAACCGTAAGAGGAGTTGAAATACTGGGTACATCAGAAGAAGGGGCAGCATCCCAAGCCGGTATTATTCCGGGCGATGTGGTACTCAGCGTAAATGGGAAAGAAGTTTATGAAGCCAATCAACTTCAGCAACAGGTTGCTGTAATGAGCCCGGGAGAAGTGGTAACTCTGAACATTCTTAGGGATGGAAGAGAAATGGAAAAGGACGTAACGCTGAAGTTACTGGAACCCGAGCCCATTCCGGAAATTTCCGCCAACGAAACCCCGATAGACCCGCGTGAGATTCCGGAGGGTAATAACGAGGGGGTAATGTACCAGGAGTTTGATTTGGGATTCCGGGTGATGGCCCTTGCCAAAGCCGAAGATGTTCAGAAATTTGATTTAATCATTGATCAGGTTTACAAATATTCAGAGGCCTGGAACAGGGGGCTTCGGCAAGATCAACAGATTATAAAAATAGAAGAAGAAAAGGTTGAAGATCTCTCCAGTTTAGAAGAACTTATGCGCCGATATTTAAATGAAAAAGGATCGGTGACGCTGGAAATCATAAACGAAGAAGATGCCCGCGGTTTCATCGAGTTAAAAAGAAATTAAATGACTCATTTTTTTAAGGTATCAGTATTCATATCAGCTCTTTTAATTGGCTTTACAGCCTGTTCTTCCTCAGAAAAAGCTGCTTCTACATCATCGCCGGCTATGTACCCGGCTTGGTACAGCACTGCA of the Gracilimonas sediminicola genome contains:
- a CDS encoding DUF3307 domain-containing protein, translating into MDDLFLMLVLAHLLGDFLLQPTRWIEERRQKKWKAGPLYLHGFVHITLAFGALWLAGFSVFWYLAILIGGTHILIDPIKAFAKKKRLSFFLDQLIHLLVIALTTLIISNFNFPEISLSSVEWKVIVAFVFVTKPASILITQLLPDDWGPQPRSKEIKPAQDDNGLENAGEYIGILERLLILGFILTNNWSGIGFLLAAKSVFRFSDLQKAEQRKQTEYIMIGTLLSFSLAIVAGWWATF
- a CDS encoding SatD family protein, whose translation is MIAVLTGDIVYSTSAESSETWLPDLKEIFARIEDRFELTGNGAEMHRGDGFQLGLHDPRQALRVAFIIRAGLIKSTKTGLKMDTRIAIGIGEYAYLENSVNESFGDAFTRSGHALDEMKNTDDRLALSSDSSDFDSEMYVSLTFADMFIKNWSQADAEIAWYIWMEDLTQSEIAKELNISQPAVSKRKKRAHIDEFELLLNRFETKTKYM
- the recO gene encoding DNA repair protein RecO — translated: MISHTQVIILRVIDYQESSKILTVLSAEHGKIALIAKGAKKPKSKLAGILEIGAVLDVVYYYKPNRGVQTLTEASVQYSTDRFRKDFEKAAILYSTLEIVSQLVHDNEVNKPVFEFSRNFIEWLGDSKETYPSVFAYVQLRLAEISGIGLISGLTEIPDQAYLNVSSGKISEQSEDELSYKLTAAQTRFLILGMSTKSKNIFKVGLENGELRQLVHHLDVYFKYHIEGYQERRSDSIFEQML
- a CDS encoding S1C family serine protease, producing MKRKDLILTAILLIMIGITAGTLIALYTINEELAPLAEVRTTEITQGNEPFITDEELEGADARFLFKKIAEEVTPTVVYIEAIVPIDEAVPQDENHEFDGEENDGESIWDRLMPRRARTVGSGVLITTDGYILTNYHVIEGAVEKGLRVVLNDKREYPAKVVGIDSSTDLAVIKINGENLPKVTIGDSETLDVGEWVLAIGNPFRLRSTVTAGIVSALSRDVQIIDDRMRIESFIQTDAAINKGNSGGALVNTSGQLIGINTAIASQTGAYQGYGFAVPSNLAIKVAKDLIEYGEVRRALLGVSIAGVDYDRAIEKGMETVRGVEILGTSEEGAASQAGIIPGDVVLSVNGKEVYEANQLQQQVAVMSPGEVVTLNILRDGREMEKDVTLKLLEPEPIPEISANETPIDPREIPEGNNEGVMYQEFDLGFRVMALAKAEDVQKFDLIIDQVYKYSEAWNRGLRQDQQIIKIEEEKVEDLSSLEELMRRYLNEKGSVTLEIINEEDARGFIELKRN